A region from the Triticum urartu cultivar G1812 chromosome 1, Tu2.1, whole genome shotgun sequence genome encodes:
- the LOC125537701 gene encoding uncharacterized protein LOC125537701, with amino-acid sequence MATETEPTAAPRLLLGPPLIRAARPSPDSSAAATGDASHPFLDLLDAAFNAPSPAALKPRRALTENCSATYANSGNPCLDLFFQVVPDTPADRVHQLLAAAWAQDAPTALRLACNLRGVRGTGKSDKEGFYAAALWMHEHHPRTLACNVAALAEFGYLKDFPELLFRLLRGPDVRALAKAGAEADKARRKAKGLATQREGLRARLAGRKRARELAPVPPKATFGDFLSAALSKAGKGSKPVEIVPVQEPAEVQKPEAMEVDQKKTTAASKPRRMSKKVRTVAKLAVQSLETYYGDRAYRFLFDAVADFFAALLTSDLEQLASGGKKRKIGLAAKWCPTPGSSFDRTTLLCEAIARRLFPRDSDPELTQLSDEHYVYHALHRLRRKVLVPLRKVLELPEVYMSAQRWSELPYTRVASVAMRRYKFLFKKHDEERFDKYLEDVEAGKAKIVAGALLPHEIAAAAYRGQDDNVSELQWRRMVDDLRSKGSLRNCISACDVSASMSGTPMEVCIALGVLTSELSEEPWAGKVITFSENPEIHLIRQKMDFVRHMHWGGSTNFQGVFDQILRTAVEVSLAPEKMIRTVFVYSDMEFNMASGSAYAYYYSRRESVPWETDYEVICKKFRDAGYGDVVPQIIFWNLRDSKSTPVTSTQPGVAMVSGFSKNFLKIFLKNDGVVNPEAIMMEAIAGEEYQKLVVYD; translated from the coding sequence ATGGCGACCGAGACGGAGCCCACCGCGGCGCCGCGCCTCCTCCTGGGCCCGCCCCTGATCCGCGCCGCGCGCCCGTCCCCTgactcctccgccgccgccaccggcgACGCGTCGCACCCGTTCCTCGACCTCCTCGACGCGGCCTTCAACGCGCCGTCGCCGGCGGCGCTCAAGCCGCGGAGGGCGCTCACGGAGAACTGCTCCGCCACGTACGCCAACTCGGGCAACCCCTGCCTCGACCTCTTCTTCCAGGTGGTCCCCGACACGCCCGCGGACCGCGTGCACcagctcctcgccgccgcctgGGCGCAGGACGCGCCCACGGCGCTCCGCCTCGCCTGCAACCTCCGCGGCGTGCGCGGCACCGGCAAGTCGGACAAGGAGGGCTTCTACGCCGCCGCGCTCTGGATGCACGAGCACCACCCGCGCACGCTCGCCTGCAACGTCGCCGCGCTCGCCGAGTTCGGCTACCTCAAGGACTTCCCCGAGCTGCTGTTCCGCCTCCTCCGCGGCCCCGACGTGCGCGCGCTCGCCAAGGCCGGCGCCGAGGCCGACAAGGCGCGCAGGAAGGCCAAGGGCCTCGCCACGCAGCGGGAGGGCTTGCGGGCTAGGCTCGCCGGCCGCAAGCGCGCCCGCGAGCTGGCACCCGTGCCGCCCAAGGCCACCTTCGGCGACTTCCTCTCCGCCGCGCTCTCCAAGGCCGGCAAGGGCAGCAAGCCCGTGGAGATTGTCCCggtccaggagcccgcggaggtgCAGAAACCCGAAGCGATGGAGGTGGACCAGAAGAAGACGACGGCGGCGAGTAAGCCGCGGCGGATGTCGAAGAAGGTACGCACGGTTGCCAAGCTCGCCGTGCAGTCGCTGGAGACGTACTACGGCGACCGTGCCTACCGCTTCCTGTTCGACGCCGTCGCCGACTTCTTCGCCGCGCTCCTCACCTCGGACCTCGAGCAGCTGGCCTCCGGCGGTAAAAAGCGGAAGATCGGGCTCGCCGCCAAGTGGTGCCCCACGCCAGGCTCGTCCTTCGACCGCACCACTCTGCTCTGCGAGGCCATCGCCCGCCGCCTCTTCCCGCGCGACTCGGACCCCGAGCTCACCCAGCTCTCGGACGAGCACTACGTGTACCACGCCCTACACCGCCTCCGCCGCAAGGTGCTCGTGCCGCTGCGCAAGGTGCTGGAGCTCCCGGAGGTGTACATGAGCGCGCAGCGGTGGTCGGAGCTGCCCTACACCCGCGTCGCCTCGGTGGCCATGCGGCGCTACAAGTTCCTCTTCAAGAAGCACGACGAGGAGCGCTTCGACAAGTACCTGGAGGACGTGGAGGCTGGCAAGGCCAAGATTGTGGCGGGCGCGCTCCTGCCGCACGAGATCGCCGCGGCCGCCTACCGCGGCCAGGATGACAATGTGTCGGAGCTGCAGTGGCGCCGCATGGTGGACGACCTCCGTTCCAAGGGGTCGCTGCGCAACTGCATCTCGGCCTGCGACGTGTCCGCGAGCATGAGCGGCACCCCGATGGAGGTGTGCATCGCGCTGGGCGTGCTCACCTCGGAGCTCAGCGAGGAGCCGTGGGCCGGCAAGGTGATCACCTTCAGCGAGAACCCGGAGATTCACCTGATCCGCCAGAAGATGGACTTCGTGCGGCACATGCACTGGGGCGGGAGCACCAACTTCCAGGGGGTGTTCGACCAGATCCTCCGCACGGCAGTGGAGGTGAGTCTGGCGCCGGAGAAGATGATCAGGACCGTGTTCGTGTACAGCGACATGGAGTTCAATATGGCGTCGGGGAGCGCCTACGCCTACTACTACAGCCGGCGGGAGTCTGTTCCGTGGGAGACTGACTACGAGGTGATCTGCAAGAAGTTCAGGGACGCTGGCTACGGCGACGTGGTGCCCCAGATCATCTTCTGGAACCTGCGCGACTCGAAGTCGACGCCGGTGACGTCGACCCAGCCGGGGGTGGCCATGGTGAGCGGCTTCTCCAAGAACTTCCTCAAGATCTTTCTGAAGAACGACGGCGTGGTGAACCCTGAGGCCATCATGATGGAAGCCATCGCCGGCGAAGAGTACCAGAAACTCGTCGTCTACGACTAG